The following are encoded together in the Penicillium digitatum chromosome 3, complete sequence genome:
- a CDS encoding Peptidase S10, serine carboxypeptidase, giving the protein MNISALLYYFHVLWAAPGFVLSRGIGSYDTARFEVHSLPGVSDLPPSWAGRLPVPGTEDGNKMFFWLFQSEQPAYDDNLIIWFNGGPGCSSLIGLTTGNGPISFDGNSTRFVRNPHSWTQLGNVLYVDQPVGTGYSTASFPYPVKNNGRVTTDFTQWLRGFFEYFPHLKAKQIHLMGESYAGIYIPYFASELLEGNSSLPLNVRSMSLGDGSWGNGAAMASVAMGKYLRSQLGLLQIPEDVLSVFDEADKTCGFNDVLAKSDIYPPQAKFHIPGNPEYFNHRRRDLTNAVNAACDISPTTAEEVRSSIFNSTCYGPCAAFSTASDYLTAVSTNRTTRGCFDIYDISHDCSAVSELPLMAEYFSRADVQAALHVDNSGLYSACNSTILGTLLSVPSPMPPEYFILPSLVTNHNVSLHIYSGEWDMLINHFGAELSLQNMTWRGAQGFAQKPKMPFFADNAAPSATKQLLLEHTSVATTLSAATPTATAAGTWTMERGVSYHFFRGAGHSVFVNKPREMFSFVRDMVVAPRAG; this is encoded by the exons ATGAACATCTCTGCATTGCTTTATTATTTTCATGTCCTATGGGCAGCTCCTGGCTTTGTTCTTTCGCGAGGAATTGGTTCATATGATACTGCACGATTTGAAGTGCATTCCTTGCCCGGCGTATCGGACCTACCACCCAGCTGGGCTGGTCGCCTTCCGGTTCCGGGGACAGAGGATGGGAACAAAATGTTCTTTTGGCTATTCCAGTCAGAGCAGCCGGCATACGATGACAATTTGATCA TTTGGTTCAATGGCGGCCCTGGCTGCTCATCCTTGATAGGTCTGACGACCGGGAATGGACCTATTTCTTTCGATGGCAATTCAACTCGCTTCGTTCGCAATCCGCACTCGTGGACGCAGCTGGGTAATGTGCTTTACGTGGATCAGCCCGTTGGCACTGGGTACTCCACGGCCAGCTTCCCCTACCCGGTTAAGAACAATGGCCGGGTAACGACAGACTTTACGCAATGGCTGCGTGGCTTCTTCGAATACTTCCCGCATCTGAAGGCAAAACAGATCCATCTGATGGGAGAGTCTTATGCAGGAATATACATACCTTATTTTGCATCAGAGCTGCTCGAGGGCAACAGTTCCTTGCCTCTCAACGTCCGTTCAATGTCTCTCGGTGATGGATCTTGGGGAAATGGAGCTGCCATGGCATCCGTTGCAATGGGAAAATATCTCAGATCGCAGCTAGGCCTCCTTCAAATCCCTGAAGACGTCCTGTCTGTCTTTGACGAAGCAGACAAAACCTGCGGCTTCAACGACGTGCTCGCAAAATCCGATATATATCCTCCCCAAGCTAAATTCCATATTCCCGGAAACCCAGAGTACTTCAATCACCGGCGTCGGGACCTGACGAATGCCGTCAATGCTGCATGCGACATCTCACCCACAACCGCAGAGGAAGTCCGCTCCTCAATTTTCAACTCAACCTGCTACGGTCCCTGCGCCGCCTTCTCTACAGCAAGTGACTATCTAACAGCCGTCTCCACCAACCGCACAACCCGCGGATGTTTCGACATCTACGACATCTCCCACGACTGCAGCGCCGTTTCGGAGCTTCCACTAATGGCAGAGTACTTCAGCCGCGCAGATGTCCAGGCCGCTCTCCATGTTGATAACAGCGGACTCTACAGTGCCTGTAACTCCACAATCCTAGGCACGCTCCTTTCGGTACCCTCTCCCATGCCCCCAGAGTACTTCATCCTCCCGTCCCTGGTTACCAACCACAACGTCTCACTCCATATCTACTCCGGTGAGTGGGATATGTTGATCAACCACTTTGGCGCGGAATTGTCGTTGCAGAATATGACGTGGCGCGGTGCGCAGGGCTTCGCGCAGAAGCCGAAGATGCCATTCTTTGCTGATAATGCTGCGCCATCGGCGACCAAACAGCTTCTGTTAGAGCATACATCCGTGGCTACCACGCTCTCGGCGGCCACTCCCACTGCTACTGCTGCGGGTACTTGGACTATGGAGCGTGGTGTCTCTTATCATTTCTTCCGTGGGGCTGGTCACAGTGTTTTTGTAAACAAGCCACGGGAGATGTTTTCCTTTGTGAGGGATATGGTTGTTGCCCCAAGAGCTGGTTGA
- a CDS encoding Actin-binding, cofilin/tropomyosin type: protein MTKGFATITPECEEVFDEVKGTDNLNYVIYNASAHDKKITVAESGKYKDYAEFLSHFKDDTPRYAVVDFTYDSPAGDGQRSKLVFITWVPEAAGLHDKSYYTSNKDHLFYELQDISLHVLAHSQAELAHAAILGKFKAL from the exons ATGACAAAAGGATTCGCAACCATCACCCCCGAATGCGAGGAAGTATTTGACGAGGTCAAAGGCACCGACAACCTCAATTACGTCATCTATAACGCTTCCGCACACGACAAAAAGATCACCGTCGCCGAGTCCGGCAAATACAAGGACTACGCCGAGTTCCTCTCCCACTTCAAGGATGACACTCCCCGATATGCTGTCGTAGACTTCACCTATGACTCTCCTGCCGGCGATGGCCAGCGAAGCAAGCTCGTCTTCATCACGTG GGTGCCCGAAGCTGCAGGCCTCCACGATAAATCTTACTACACCTCAAACAAAGATCACCTCTTCTACGAGCTCCAGGATATCAGTCTCCATGTCCTGGCACATTCCCAGGCAGAGCTGGCTCATGCTGCAA TCCTGGGGAAGTTCAAGGCTCTCTAG